The DNA segment ATGGAATTTAAAAGGGAGCAGGAAAAACAAAAAGCAACTTAAAATGAATTACACATTATTTGGCAATAACTTTCTTGTAATTATTTAGCAATTTTTTTACAATCGTTAAATTATCATATTTGTTTTTTACAAGCTCCACAGCATTGTTACTTATTTTTTTTGCGAAAGCATTATCATTTATCAACTGTTCTATTCTGTTTACAAATTCCTCTTTTGAATCAGCTATCAAAATATTTTCTTCATCTGTATATTCAATTCCTTCAGCACCTATTGATGTTGAAATAATTACTTTGCCAAGTGCCATACCTTCTACAATTTTTATTCGCATTCCGCTACCCGATAACAAAGGAACAATCATTACAGATTTTGAATTCATAAAATCGATTGCACTATTTACTTCCCCTACAATTTCAATATTTTTCTTGTTTAATTTTTTAATTTTCTCCGGCATATTCCTTCCTGCGATATAAAATTTTAGGTCAGGAAATTTTATATTTATCTTTGGCCAAATATCATTTATAAACCAATTTACAGCTTCCATGTTGGGCATCCAATCAAGAGCACCTATATGAAAAAGAGAAATTTGTTGGGGATTTTCTTTTCTGTCTTCAAACCTTTGCATTTCAATTCCTGATGCTGTGGGAAATACTGGCTTTGTACATCCGGCTTTGATAAAAAAATCACCGTCAACTTTTGTGATTGGAACTATTGCATCAAAAGTATTAAGAGTTCCTATTTCGTATTTTTTTAATCGTTTTACTAAAATATTTAAATAGATTTTTTTCAAACCAAAGTGGGTTGAACTTGCCATACGTTCCCAAATTTTGTACTCAATGTTATGCGAACGCATTACTATTTTTGCTTTTGAATGCTTTCTGATATCCTCAACATAGATTGCTTCTTTGAGACTCTCAATATGTACAATGTCAAAGTCTTCTTCTTTTAAAATCCGTATAAGTTTCCTTCTAAAGTTCTCATTTTCATACCTCGAAATATAATATGGCATTTTTGAAAAAAGAAGATTTTTTAATGCAGAAGCAAAAGTGATTTCACTATTTACTTTTACAGTATTTATTTGTGCAAGTTTTTTAAAATCATCAGGAAGGTCTTCAATACTCACATTGTGTTTTGGCGTAACAGGAACAAGCAAAGTTGTGTTGCATCCAAGCTCCCAAAAAGCTTTGGTCATATTGTACATGGCAATAGCACCTCCATCTTTTAAAGGATATGGCATCCTGAAACATAGTTGAAGAATCTTCATTTTATTTTTTACTTAAGTTGTTTTTCATATTTCCCCTTTTCGACTGAAAAAATTCATACACCAAATAATATTTTGATAAAACTTTAGAGAAAAACTCACTTCCGAAATGTATAGAATCTTTATTTGCTTTATAAACGAGGATAAGTCCTATTGGTAAAAGAATAAATACAGGAAGCCACATACCTATCCAAGGTTCTAAAACATATTTTTTCGCAAGTTTTTCGCCTATTATTGAAATTATATGAAAAGCAATAAACATAAATACAGAAACAATACTTGGTAAGCCAAGTCCTCCTTTTCTAATAATCGCACCCATAGGAGCACCCATCAAAAATAGAATAATAATTACGAGTGAAAGAATGATTTTTCTGTGCCATTCGATTTGATACCGTATAAGTGCATTTTTTTGAAATTCAGCTTTTATTGAAGGATTTCGTAAAATGAATTTTATAGTTCGTGCATTTGATTTTGCTCTGCCAAGAATATTATTGTTGTTTTTAATAAAATTACTGATAAAATTTGCTGAATCAAAATGCATTTCACGGGCTTCATAATCACTAAGGCTACTATCACGCAAAAAATACAAATAGGGTTTCAGGTATTCTCTTGTTTGTTCTTCAAGAATAACTTTTTCTTTTTCAATAGAATCCTGCTTTGCTTTTAGTTCAGTCATATTAAGCATTCGATAATTCCCTCTGAATAAATTAACATTTGTTCTGTCAAATTCAAATTGTGATAAGTCAAATTTTATTTCATATTCTTTAAACTTTGTCTTGCTATGCGGTAATCTTATATGACTATTTTTTAAATTTCTTATTTCTTCATATCTGTATCCATCAAACAAAGTAATAGTTAGCCATCTTTGATTCTCAGAAATACTCATTTTCCCACTTTCGGCTTTTATTACAATATTATTATCAGTACCCTTAGTGTGATCATACACCAATACATCTTTTATTTCATTAGTGTTGTTATCCTTTTCTTTTACTCTGATACTGTAACCGTCAATTCCATTATAAAAAACTCCTTCTCTTATATCAAAGGCAGGTTTTTGGGTTTTAACATCCCATAGCAAAGCACCGAACCTTAAGTTCGCTTTTGGTAAAGCATAGTTTGAAAATAAAAATGAACCAAATGCAAAAAATATTACAAGAATACCAAGGGGTCTGAATATTCGTACAAGAGAAACACCCGAGGATTTGTAAGCCATCAATTCATTGTTCTCGGCAAGGCTACCAAAAGTCATCATTGAAGATAGCAATACTGCTAAGGGTAACGCTAAAGGAATAAGGTGAGCAGATGCAAAAAAGATAAGTTCAAAAATAACATACCACTCCAGTCCTTTGCCTGCAAGATCATCTATATATTTCCATAAAAATTGCATTATTAACACAAATAAGGAAATAAAAAATGTTGCAAAGAAGGGAGCTGTAAAATACTTTATTGATAACTTATTTAACTTTTTCACTGTTTCTCGCTGATTGCAATTATGGTGCAAATTAAAATAAATAAATTTGTCTTTGTGAATTAATGACAAGAAGATAA comes from the Bacteroidota bacterium genome and includes:
- a CDS encoding glycosyltransferase family 4 protein; translated protein: MKILQLCFRMPYPLKDGGAIAMYNMTKAFWELGCNTTLLVPVTPKHNVSIEDLPDDFKKLAQINTVKVNSEITFASALKNLLFSKMPYYISRYENENFRRKLIRILKEEDFDIVHIESLKEAIYVEDIRKHSKAKIVMRSHNIEYKIWERMASSTHFGLKKIYLNILVKRLKKYEIGTLNTFDAIVPITKVDGDFFIKAGCTKPVFPTASGIEMQRFEDRKENPQQISLFHIGALDWMPNMEAVNWFINDIWPKINIKFPDLKFYIAGRNMPEKIKKLNKKNIEIVGEVNSAIDFMNSKSVMIVPLLSGSGMRIKIVEGMALGKVIISTSIGAEGIEYTDEENILIADSKEEFVNRIEQLINDNAFAKKISNNAVELVKNKYDNLTIVKKLLNNYKKVIAK
- a CDS encoding LptF/LptG family permease, which produces MKKLNKLSIKYFTAPFFATFFISLFVLIMQFLWKYIDDLAGKGLEWYVIFELIFFASAHLIPLALPLAVLLSSMMTFGSLAENNELMAYKSSGVSLVRIFRPLGILVIFFAFGSFLFSNYALPKANLRFGALLWDVKTQKPAFDIREGVFYNGIDGYSIRVKEKDNNTNEIKDVLVYDHTKGTDNNIVIKAESGKMSISENQRWLTITLFDGYRYEEIRNLKNSHIRLPHSKTKFKEYEIKFDLSQFEFDRTNVNLFRGNYRMLNMTELKAKQDSIEKEKVILEEQTREYLKPYLYFLRDSSLSDYEAREMHFDSANFISNFIKNNNNILGRAKSNARTIKFILRNPSIKAEFQKNALIRYQIEWHRKIILSLVIIILFLMGAPMGAIIRKGGLGLPSIVSVFMFIAFHIISIIGEKLAKKYVLEPWIGMWLPVFILLPIGLILVYKANKDSIHFGSEFFSKVLSKYYLVYEFFQSKRGNMKNNLSKK